One part of the Sorangiineae bacterium MSr11954 genome encodes these proteins:
- a CDS encoding alpha/beta hydrolase produces MTIHELKAERHSVETSHGQIRYIEAGKGPVALFVHGVLLNGYLWRHQLSELSDIRRCIAIDLLAHGETQVKPGGDVSATANAEMLLEFLNALNIDTVDLVGNDSGGGIAQIFAAKHPERIRSLTLTDCDTHDNWPPEAFKPFLAMAAAGGLPGALERMLADKPFYRSEAALGPAYERAADVADETIEAYLRPLTRSPDRVRDLERFLAAFDSEHTVRIEGALRKLHKPTLIVWGTDDVYFPIGWADWLAKTIPGPCTKVQLDGARLFFPEERWSEFNAALRSHWSGIR; encoded by the coding sequence ATGACAATCCACGAATTGAAGGCCGAGCGGCACTCCGTCGAGACCTCCCACGGACAAATCCGTTACATCGAAGCGGGCAAGGGACCGGTGGCGCTGTTCGTGCACGGCGTTCTGCTCAACGGGTACCTCTGGCGGCACCAGCTGTCGGAGCTCTCCGATATCCGTCGGTGCATCGCCATCGATCTTTTGGCGCACGGCGAAACCCAAGTCAAACCTGGGGGTGACGTGTCGGCCACGGCCAACGCGGAGATGCTGCTCGAGTTTCTGAACGCGTTGAACATCGACACCGTCGATCTGGTGGGCAATGACAGCGGGGGCGGCATCGCGCAAATTTTCGCGGCGAAGCACCCCGAGCGCATACGGTCTTTGACCTTGACCGATTGCGACACCCACGACAATTGGCCCCCGGAGGCGTTCAAGCCCTTTCTTGCGATGGCGGCCGCCGGCGGCTTGCCCGGCGCGCTGGAACGGATGCTCGCGGACAAACCGTTTTACCGTTCGGAGGCGGCGCTCGGCCCTGCGTACGAGCGCGCAGCCGACGTGGCCGACGAGACCATCGAAGCATACCTCCGGCCCTTGACGCGCTCTCCGGATCGCGTGCGCGATCTCGAGCGGTTCCTCGCCGCGTTCGACAGCGAGCACACCGTGCGCATCGAGGGCGCTCTTCGCAAGCTCCACAAGCCAACGCTCATCGTCTGGGGCACCGACGACGTGTATTTCCCCATCGGGTGGGCCGACTGGCTCGCGAAGACCATTCCCGGTCCTTGCACCAAGGTGCAGTTGGATGGCGCCAGGCTCTTCTTTCCGGAGGAGCGCTGGAGCGAGTTCAACGCGGCGCTTCGCAGCCACTGGAGTGGCATTCGCTGA
- the ptsP gene encoding phosphoenolpyruvate--protein phosphotransferase: MNVIAELRRIVEQSHSSLSILEAAVRVVAERMHAGGCSAFLLDEGRRLVPGAAHGPDGSGGSAAESIAARGIAERGGAMVRGEATSLLAAPMLVRDDVAGALVVQSSGPRVFSAGDGEALTAIGAQLAGIIEDARIIDALDRGEPPLHRGATRALAVPAAVPAKGEWPLHGVGASPGIAIGAAVFRGAPRVDLAARAPSAGEPEAQRARVRTAVDKVRNDLLRIQIAAEREIDEEHALIFASHLLLLNDSKLLERIDEEIASGLSAPRAIATALDEFESWLRLVPDAYIQEKVDDIDDLRNRLLDHLFEGASRRSTSASILVTSRVLPSLVVEMKSQGARALVTETGSETSHGVLLARAMGIPVVTGMTDMLSLVQPNDRLIVDGSSGLVIVRPCDETVARYEEERHRLERGRTEYAKFRDVLAQTSDGVRVKLHANAGLASDLTVARENGAEGIGLYRSEYPFIVRNAFPTRGEQVHIYSKAYELFPDGPIQFRILDLAGDKFVGSRPLGAGRSAFHGYRSIRVLFDHPDLLRDQVQALAIAAGGRPLRILIPMVTSIEELRRVKTMIRQALDALDEPIAQRAPQIGAMIEVPAAVELAADIAKEVDFLSIGTNDLMQYTLLLDREDPRMAQMSDPYHPAILRMIARVVTAAHGAGRSVGVCGEIASRTDVALVLIALGVDSLSVAPTAIPELKQALARARVHSMRRAVPEILALSDARSIAVALRAAQSA; the protein is encoded by the coding sequence ATGAACGTCATCGCCGAGCTGCGTCGCATCGTGGAGCAATCGCATTCATCATTGAGCATTCTCGAGGCCGCAGTGCGCGTCGTCGCCGAGCGCATGCACGCCGGCGGCTGCTCCGCCTTTCTCCTCGACGAGGGCCGAAGGCTCGTCCCGGGCGCCGCCCATGGTCCCGACGGCTCAGGGGGCTCCGCCGCGGAGTCCATCGCCGCGCGGGGCATCGCGGAGCGGGGGGGCGCGATGGTTCGCGGAGAAGCGACGTCGCTCCTCGCGGCGCCCATGCTCGTGCGCGACGACGTCGCCGGTGCGCTGGTCGTGCAGAGCTCGGGGCCTCGTGTTTTTTCGGCAGGGGACGGCGAAGCGCTGACGGCGATCGGCGCTCAGCTCGCGGGGATCATCGAAGATGCTCGCATCATCGACGCGCTCGATCGCGGTGAGCCACCTCTCCACCGAGGTGCAACCAGGGCCTTGGCCGTCCCTGCGGCGGTGCCGGCGAAGGGGGAATGGCCCCTTCATGGGGTCGGTGCATCGCCCGGAATCGCCATCGGGGCCGCCGTGTTTCGCGGAGCTCCCCGGGTCGATCTCGCGGCGAGGGCGCCGTCCGCGGGAGAGCCCGAAGCGCAGCGCGCCCGCGTGAGGACGGCCGTCGACAAAGTGCGCAATGACCTTTTGCGTATTCAGATCGCCGCCGAGCGCGAGATCGACGAGGAACACGCGCTCATTTTCGCATCGCATTTGCTCCTCCTCAACGATTCGAAGCTCCTGGAGCGCATCGACGAGGAGATCGCCAGCGGGCTGAGCGCGCCGCGGGCCATCGCTACGGCCCTCGACGAGTTCGAGTCGTGGCTGCGGCTCGTCCCGGACGCATACATTCAGGAGAAGGTCGACGACATCGACGATTTGCGCAACCGTCTGCTCGATCATCTCTTCGAGGGCGCGAGCAGGCGGAGCACTTCGGCGAGCATCCTCGTGACCAGCCGCGTCCTTCCGTCGCTGGTGGTCGAAATGAAGAGCCAAGGGGCCCGAGCGCTGGTGACGGAGACGGGCTCCGAGACCTCGCACGGCGTTCTCTTGGCGCGGGCGATGGGCATCCCGGTCGTCACCGGAATGACCGACATGCTCTCCCTGGTGCAGCCGAATGACCGATTGATCGTGGACGGATCGAGCGGTCTCGTCATCGTGCGCCCCTGCGATGAGACGGTGGCGCGCTACGAGGAGGAACGACACCGCCTCGAGCGGGGACGCACCGAGTATGCGAAATTTCGCGACGTCCTCGCTCAGACGTCGGATGGCGTGCGGGTGAAGCTCCACGCGAACGCCGGCCTCGCCTCGGATCTCACCGTCGCTCGCGAAAACGGCGCCGAGGGTATCGGTCTTTATCGCTCGGAGTACCCCTTCATCGTACGCAACGCATTCCCTACGCGCGGGGAGCAGGTCCATATCTACAGCAAGGCGTACGAGCTCTTTCCCGACGGCCCCATTCAATTTCGTATTCTCGACTTGGCCGGTGACAAGTTCGTAGGCAGCCGGCCCCTCGGCGCGGGTCGAAGCGCATTTCACGGATACCGCTCGATCCGCGTTCTGTTCGATCATCCGGATTTGCTTCGCGATCAGGTGCAGGCGTTGGCGATCGCGGCAGGAGGCCGCCCGCTTCGCATTTTGATCCCGATGGTGACGTCGATCGAAGAGCTCCGTCGGGTGAAAACCATGATCCGGCAGGCCCTGGATGCGCTCGACGAGCCCATCGCGCAACGAGCACCCCAGATCGGAGCCATGATCGAGGTACCTGCGGCTGTCGAGCTCGCGGCCGATATCGCGAAGGAGGTGGATTTCCTGTCCATCGGGACCAACGATTTGATGCAATATACATTGCTTTTGGACCGCGAGGATCCGCGCATGGCCCAAATGAGCGATCCGTACCACCCCGCCATTCTACGAATGATCGCCCGCGTGGTGACCGCTGCTCACGGCGCCGGGCGGAGCGTGGGCGTATGCGGCGAGATCGCGTCGCGGACAGATGTGGCGCTCGTGTTGATCGCGCTCGGAGTCGACTCGCTCAGCGTGGCCCCCACCGCCATTCCCGAGTTGAAGCAGGCGCTCGCCCGCGCTCGCGTCCATTCCATGCGCCGCGCGGTGCCCGAGATCCTCGCTCTGTCGGATGCGCGCTCCATCGCGGTCGCCCTCCGCGCGGCGCAGTCCGCGTAA
- a CDS encoding AraC family transcriptional regulator, whose amino-acid sequence MGESDAPLPISRRELGNEGAVRVFAYRCTAHRGDRPEPERFDKPVISIVQSGVFGFRSERPTQLLTRGFLLLGNPGRGYEVSHEHGGGDECITFRFEEAALDELAGGRARNGDDGWGYFSRSVLPPVPRADVIRHLTEARLLGGAPSLGLEELAFALAACVLGETGVRRPPKIPPDSRRARDSVHAALALLDQSSSEDLHLEDIAHEVGLSPYHFLRLFKRELGVTPYRYLLQARVRRAVELLGGTDRPVTEIAFDVGFGDLSNFINAFRREVGCSPGQFRRYLRGAKMPAGLARLLLGPTR is encoded by the coding sequence GTGGGTGAGAGCGACGCGCCGCTGCCGATTTCGCGCCGGGAGCTCGGAAACGAAGGAGCGGTCCGCGTCTTTGCCTACCGCTGCACCGCCCACCGCGGGGATCGGCCGGAGCCCGAGCGATTCGACAAACCGGTGATCTCCATCGTTCAGTCCGGCGTATTCGGCTTTCGAAGCGAGCGCCCCACCCAGCTGCTCACCCGCGGCTTTCTCCTCCTCGGCAATCCAGGGCGGGGTTACGAGGTGTCGCACGAGCACGGCGGCGGCGACGAGTGCATCACCTTTCGCTTCGAGGAGGCCGCGCTCGACGAGCTCGCGGGCGGCCGCGCACGAAACGGCGACGATGGTTGGGGCTATTTTTCACGCTCCGTGCTGCCCCCGGTGCCGCGCGCGGACGTGATCCGGCACCTGACCGAGGCGCGCCTCCTCGGGGGTGCGCCCTCGCTGGGGTTGGAGGAGCTGGCCTTTGCGCTGGCGGCCTGCGTGCTCGGCGAAACGGGCGTGCGGCGCCCGCCGAAGATCCCTCCGGACAGCCGCCGCGCGCGCGACAGCGTTCATGCGGCGCTCGCGCTCCTCGACCAATCGTCGTCGGAAGATTTGCACCTCGAGGACATCGCGCACGAGGTCGGCCTCAGCCCGTATCACTTTCTCCGATTGTTCAAGCGGGAGCTCGGCGTCACGCCGTATCGTTACCTTCTGCAGGCGCGCGTGCGCCGCGCGGTCGAGCTCCTCGGCGGGACGGATCGGCCGGTGACCGAAATTGCATTCGACGTGGGCTTCGGTGATTTATCGAACTTCATCAACGCGTTCCGGCGCGAGGTGGGCTGCTCGCCCGGGCAATTTCGACGGTATCTGCGCGGCGCGAAGATGCCGGCGGGGCTCGCGCGGCTCTTGCTCGGCCCGACGCGTTGA
- a CDS encoding MFS transporter — MWSVVATRLPKAGFTYTTDQLFLLVALPGLVGAFMRFPYTFAVPRFGGRNWTVVSAALLLIPTASLALLVTRPDTPFWLMALAAATSGLGGGNFASSMANISFFYPDKKKGLALGINAAGGNLGVSSVQLLTPMVIGIGGGIHLRSAGLMWMPLIVLAGIGAFAFMNNLKAARSNFRDQVAVAKRKHTWVMSWLYIGTFGSFVGYSAAFPLLLKTQFPDVSVNVAFVGPLVGSMARPLGGMLADKCGGARVTLWNFAAMGCATIGVVYFIGTGSLPGFLATFVSLFVTTGIGNGSTFRMIPVIFRAEALKSAAPGETDAALSRARRDSAAVLGFTSAIGALGGYFIPQAFGASIRATQSPTTALAFFFGFYCTCAVTTWWYYLRTSWFVGRAPSLAAANV; from the coding sequence ATGTGGAGTGTCGTCGCGACACGGCTCCCGAAGGCAGGATTCACGTATACCACCGATCAGCTCTTTCTCTTGGTCGCGCTCCCGGGTTTGGTCGGCGCGTTCATGCGCTTCCCGTACACGTTCGCGGTGCCTCGATTCGGCGGACGCAACTGGACGGTCGTCAGCGCCGCGCTCCTTCTGATCCCCACGGCGTCGCTCGCGCTGCTGGTCACGCGCCCCGACACGCCCTTTTGGCTGATGGCCCTCGCGGCCGCGACGTCCGGCCTGGGCGGAGGCAACTTCGCGTCGAGCATGGCCAACATTTCGTTCTTCTATCCGGACAAGAAGAAGGGGCTCGCGCTCGGCATCAATGCGGCGGGTGGAAACCTCGGCGTGAGCAGCGTGCAGCTCCTGACGCCGATGGTCATCGGCATCGGCGGCGGTATCCATCTTCGGAGCGCGGGGCTCATGTGGATGCCGCTGATCGTGCTGGCGGGCATCGGCGCGTTTGCCTTCATGAACAACTTGAAGGCGGCGCGCTCGAATTTCCGCGATCAAGTGGCGGTGGCCAAGCGAAAGCACACGTGGGTCATGTCGTGGCTCTACATCGGGACCTTCGGCTCGTTCGTCGGCTACTCGGCGGCCTTCCCGCTCTTGCTCAAAACGCAATTTCCGGACGTCTCGGTGAACGTCGCCTTCGTGGGTCCGCTCGTCGGGTCCATGGCGCGGCCGCTCGGCGGGATGCTGGCCGACAAATGCGGCGGCGCGCGCGTGACCCTTTGGAATTTCGCGGCCATGGGGTGCGCGACCATCGGGGTGGTCTACTTCATCGGCACCGGGAGCTTGCCCGGCTTTCTGGCCACCTTCGTCTCGTTGTTCGTCACCACCGGCATCGGAAATGGATCCACCTTTCGGATGATTCCGGTCATCTTCCGCGCGGAGGCGTTGAAGAGCGCGGCGCCCGGCGAGACCGACGCGGCCCTCTCTCGAGCGCGCCGCGACAGCGCGGCGGTGCTGGGCTTCACCTCGGCCATCGGTGCGCTCGGCGGCTATTTCATTCCGCAAGCCTTCGGCGCCTCGATCCGCGCGACCCAAAGCCCCACGACGGCGCTGGCGTTCTTCTTCGGTTTTTATTGCACGTGCGCCGTCACCACGTGGTGGTACTACCTGCGCACCTCGTGGTTCGTGGGGCGCGCCCCCAGCCTCGCGGCGGCCAACGTATGA
- a CDS encoding sigma 54-interacting transcriptional regulator, producing the protein MRATDLDHKELLELDSEGGMIRFAGQRALLLDAVAMGLLRKYLVENFGNTAARSVLTQFGFAHGWRMAEAMQSEFEWESAEEWRRAGFRIHTLGGLFRLESGGKDPLSKEGSMIVASYEAEQHLLHFGRSDFPVCWTICGLTSGYISRTAGQEIYVLEDRCLGRGDAACHLLGRTREEWGDEHAEELRFFEAKHLQECLDVSLHRVTDTLKLAEAKLREHRRALVRVAHDVEGPLELAPKSAAMWQLVDLARRVAKVDSTVLITGESGAGKERIARLVHDESARAAGAFIAVNCGAVTETLLESELFGHARGAFTGATQDRPGLFEAASGGTLLLDEVGEVSPGMQVKLLRALQEREIRRVGENKNRRVDTRVVAATNRDLAHGVAAGAFRADLYYRLKVIELHVPPLRERREDILPLARVLLTDAAMRMKRKISALAPRAADQLLRYEWPGNVRELENAMERAVALARGARVELDDLPEEVRQAFPIPVAVGGTVKPLEDIEKEYILAVLELNGGNQTRAAKQLRIGSATLYRKLKGYGWSGTKPGRGSGDGTIHGRSRTTPS; encoded by the coding sequence ATGCGAGCCACGGATCTCGATCACAAAGAACTCCTCGAGCTGGATTCGGAAGGCGGGATGATTCGATTTGCCGGGCAGCGCGCCCTCCTCCTCGACGCGGTCGCCATGGGGCTCTTGCGGAAATACCTGGTGGAGAACTTTGGAAATACCGCCGCGCGCTCGGTGCTCACCCAATTTGGCTTCGCCCATGGTTGGCGAATGGCCGAGGCCATGCAATCCGAATTCGAATGGGAGAGCGCCGAGGAGTGGCGCCGAGCGGGCTTCCGTATTCACACCCTCGGGGGCCTTTTCCGCTTGGAGTCGGGGGGCAAGGATCCACTCTCCAAGGAGGGCTCGATGATCGTGGCCTCTTACGAGGCCGAGCAGCATCTGCTTCATTTCGGCCGCTCCGATTTTCCGGTGTGCTGGACCATCTGCGGCCTCACCAGCGGTTACATCAGCCGCACCGCCGGCCAGGAGATCTACGTCCTCGAAGATCGCTGCCTGGGCAGGGGCGATGCCGCCTGTCATCTCTTGGGGCGCACGCGTGAGGAGTGGGGCGACGAACACGCCGAGGAGCTGCGCTTCTTCGAGGCGAAGCACCTCCAGGAGTGTCTCGACGTCTCGCTCCACCGGGTGACGGATACGTTGAAGCTGGCCGAGGCCAAGCTCCGCGAGCACCGCCGCGCCCTGGTTCGGGTGGCGCACGACGTCGAAGGGCCCCTCGAGCTCGCCCCGAAGAGCGCGGCCATGTGGCAGCTCGTCGACTTGGCGCGGCGCGTGGCGAAGGTCGATTCCACCGTGCTGATCACCGGGGAGAGCGGAGCGGGCAAGGAGCGGATCGCACGGCTCGTCCATGACGAGTCCGCACGCGCCGCGGGGGCGTTCATCGCGGTCAACTGCGGCGCCGTCACCGAGACGCTCCTCGAAAGCGAGCTTTTCGGACATGCGCGCGGCGCCTTCACCGGCGCAACGCAAGATCGCCCGGGGTTGTTCGAGGCTGCGAGCGGCGGCACCTTGCTCCTCGACGAGGTCGGGGAGGTCTCGCCGGGCATGCAGGTCAAACTCCTGCGCGCTCTTCAGGAGAGGGAGATCCGGCGGGTCGGGGAGAACAAAAACCGGCGGGTCGATACGCGCGTCGTCGCGGCGACCAACCGCGACCTGGCCCACGGCGTGGCAGCCGGCGCCTTTCGCGCGGATCTGTATTACCGACTCAAGGTCATCGAATTGCACGTGCCCCCTCTGCGCGAGCGCCGCGAGGACATCCTGCCGCTCGCTCGCGTGCTGCTCACGGACGCGGCCATGCGCATGAAACGCAAAATCTCCGCCCTTGCCCCTCGCGCGGCCGACCAGCTCCTGCGCTACGAGTGGCCCGGCAACGTACGCGAGCTGGAGAACGCCATGGAGCGCGCCGTCGCGCTCGCGCGAGGAGCACGCGTCGAGCTCGATGATCTGCCGGAGGAGGTCCGTCAGGCGTTCCCGATCCCGGTCGCCGTCGGCGGCACCGTGAAGCCGCTCGAAGACATCGAGAAGGAATATATCCTCGCCGTGCTCGAGCTGAACGGCGGGAACCAGACGCGCGCGGCCAAGCAGCTTCGGATCGGGTCCGCGACCCTCTACCGCAAGCTCAAAGGATACGGATGGAGCGGTACCAAGCCCGGACGGGGATCCGGCGATGGGACGATCCACGGGAGGTCGCGCACGACGCCATCCTGA
- a CDS encoding pirin family protein has translation MVTLRRGGERRHVRRRKGEGWLTFYPQNRVNPLAGGFGILESLSEDRLPPGAGIAVQPRHDAEVVTYVLEGALAHENATGCSGVVRAGEFYRVAVGRRMRHSEKNASRIAWAHVFQIWLHPAGRLEPSREQKRFCAADRRDTLCVVASPDGRNESLRIDQDVVIFSAVLSVGQHLVHELVQGRSAWLHVVRGEATFADVVLNAGDGIGITADRAVSLTAREETEVLLLDLGERRQGSRRHALE, from the coding sequence ATGGTCACACTGCGCAGAGGTGGAGAACGTCGCCACGTTCGACGTCGCAAGGGAGAGGGCTGGCTCACGTTTTACCCACAAAACCGAGTGAATCCGCTCGCCGGTGGTTTCGGGATCCTCGAGAGTCTCAGCGAAGATCGCCTCCCTCCAGGGGCGGGCATCGCGGTCCAGCCACGGCATGACGCCGAGGTCGTCACATATGTCCTCGAGGGCGCGCTCGCACACGAGAATGCAACGGGTTGCTCGGGTGTCGTTCGAGCAGGGGAGTTTTATCGCGTCGCAGTCGGTCGCCGCATGCGACACAGCGAAAAGAACGCCTCGCGGATCGCCTGGGCGCATGTCTTCCAGATCTGGCTGCACCCCGCCGGCAGGCTCGAGCCGAGCCGCGAACAGAAACGTTTCTGTGCGGCCGATCGACGGGACACGCTATGTGTCGTCGCATCGCCCGACGGGCGCAACGAGTCATTGCGCATCGACCAGGACGTCGTGATCTTCTCGGCCGTTCTGAGCGTCGGGCAGCACTTGGTCCACGAGCTCGTGCAGGGGCGCAGCGCATGGCTCCACGTCGTACGGGGCGAGGCGACGTTCGCGGACGTCGTTTTGAATGCGGGCGATGGCATCGGGATCACGGCCGATCGCGCGGTCTCGCTGACCGCCCGCGAAGAGACGGAGGTCTTGTTGCTCGATTTGGGCGAACGCCGCCAAGGGTCGAGGCGGCACGCATTGGAATGA
- a CDS encoding ferritin-like domain-containing protein, which yields MKDVMGMGTNRTGLGTSPIDAKAIVESAEEGVPVAPGDGAELAALRGDYVRSAEPIGTVPPPTTVKGAATSAVQMLTGKQPVVLLDKLSARLAFERTGTRLYEALLAKMSVAKVPAPVSIADVRRFHDEERAHFAMVDRAIERLGGDPTAQTPAADIEGVASMGLLQVISDPRTSVLQSLHALHIAELADNDSWELLVDLTTRMGQTEMAAEFQLALKEEAEHLATLRRWLSTAALQEAGVAASGA from the coding sequence ATGAAAGACGTAATGGGAATGGGAACGAACCGCACCGGGTTGGGAACGTCGCCCATCGACGCAAAAGCCATCGTGGAGAGCGCGGAGGAAGGCGTTCCGGTCGCCCCCGGGGACGGCGCCGAGCTCGCCGCCCTTCGCGGTGATTACGTGCGCTCGGCGGAGCCGATTGGCACCGTACCGCCGCCCACCACAGTGAAGGGCGCGGCGACATCGGCCGTGCAAATGCTGACCGGGAAGCAGCCAGTGGTGCTGCTCGACAAGCTGAGCGCGCGCCTGGCGTTCGAGCGCACGGGGACCCGACTCTACGAGGCGCTCCTCGCCAAGATGAGCGTGGCCAAGGTGCCCGCCCCCGTATCCATCGCCGACGTGCGCCGTTTTCACGATGAGGAGCGCGCGCATTTTGCCATGGTCGACCGGGCCATCGAGCGCCTGGGAGGCGATCCGACCGCGCAGACGCCGGCGGCCGATATCGAGGGCGTGGCCTCGATGGGGCTCCTGCAGGTGATCAGCGATCCGCGCACGTCGGTGCTGCAATCGCTGCACGCGCTTCATATCGCGGAGTTGGCCGACAACGATAGTTGGGAGTTGCTCGTGGACTTGACCACCCGCATGGGACAAACCGAAATGGCGGCCGAGTTCCAGCTCGCATTGAAGGAAGAAGCGGAGCACCTCGCGACCCTCCGTCGTTGGCTATCGACGGCTGCACTCCAAGAAGCGGGCGTAGCGGCTTCGGGCGCATGA
- a CDS encoding serine/threonine protein kinase — MGRYRLGRAIGEGGMGVVWAATHLVTGRPVAIKILKRNDPNDVERFLREARIGASLQHPNVVQVFDFWELPDSGASFMVMELLHGESLAGRLLREGKLSLHETAEILVSVASALKSAHERGLVHRDLKPENIFLAQQDDGSTIVKVLDFGLARATERTVHPTITQTGAIVGTPHYMAPEQFFGESHLAPSADVWALGVVFVECLSGQFLFDGDTFERIAHEIAGDARPRLETLLAGLPSSIVELVGSMLAHDRTHRPSISKVLATLGAYRSIDGAPTERMLPIAEPCELAPPSSRTESGTVRRRSSRTRRLAPLRTEVAVEKSSRREWGLGVTIFVATLVWIAAVCLVLAL, encoded by the coding sequence TTGGGTCGGTATCGACTGGGGCGCGCCATTGGTGAAGGCGGTATGGGCGTGGTGTGGGCCGCCACGCATCTCGTGACGGGCCGCCCGGTGGCCATCAAGATCTTGAAACGCAATGATCCCAATGACGTGGAGCGGTTTCTTCGCGAGGCGCGCATCGGGGCCTCGCTGCAGCACCCCAACGTGGTTCAAGTCTTCGACTTCTGGGAGTTGCCGGACTCGGGCGCGTCATTCATGGTGATGGAGCTTTTGCACGGCGAGTCGCTGGCCGGGCGGCTGCTGCGCGAGGGAAAATTGAGCCTCCACGAGACCGCCGAGATCCTGGTCTCCGTCGCGAGCGCCCTCAAGAGCGCGCACGAGCGCGGGCTGGTGCACCGCGATCTCAAGCCGGAGAACATCTTTCTCGCGCAGCAGGACGACGGCTCGACGATCGTCAAGGTCCTCGACTTCGGGCTCGCGCGCGCGACCGAGCGCACCGTGCATCCGACGATCACCCAGACGGGCGCGATCGTTGGAACTCCGCATTACATGGCGCCCGAGCAATTCTTCGGGGAGAGCCATTTGGCCCCCAGCGCCGACGTATGGGCCCTCGGCGTCGTCTTCGTCGAGTGCCTCTCGGGGCAATTTCTCTTCGATGGCGACACCTTCGAGCGCATCGCCCACGAAATCGCCGGTGACGCGCGCCCTCGATTGGAGACGCTCCTCGCCGGCCTCCCGTCCTCCATCGTCGAGCTCGTCGGCAGCATGCTGGCCCACGACCGAACCCATCGCCCCTCCATCTCCAAGGTGCTCGCCACCCTCGGCGCCTATCGTTCCATCGACGGCGCCCCCACCGAGCGGATGCTCCCCATCGCCGAGCCTTGCGAGCTCGCTCCTCCTTCTTCCCGCACGGAATCCGGAACCGTCCGCCGCCGCTCCTCCCGCACCCGCCGCCTCGCTCCTCTTCGCACCGAGGTGGCCGTGGAGAAATCGTCACGCCGCGAGTGGGGGCTCGGCGTTACGATCTTCGTTGCCACGTTGGTTTGGATTGCGGCGGTGTGCCTCGTACTTGCTTTATGA
- a CDS encoding Rieske 2Fe-2S domain-containing protein, with protein sequence MSDDAKRRALAAEELDPSEITTSPDGEPLALQPIWRGDFPIDAPVDQYVARRNFARLLVLTSGAFVAGQAWLAAKDLVRKRRAPPPRITIATLKDIPVGASLVFHYPTPRDRCLLLRPEVKLLVAYSQACTHLSCAVVPRMSEGVLHCPCHQGYFDLRTGQNIAGPPPRPLPRILLTIEGTDVIATGVEERMV encoded by the coding sequence ATGTCCGACGATGCCAAGCGCCGCGCGCTCGCGGCCGAGGAGCTCGATCCCTCCGAAATCACGACGTCGCCCGACGGCGAGCCGCTCGCCTTACAACCGATTTGGCGGGGCGATTTCCCCATCGACGCCCCCGTCGACCAATACGTCGCGCGCCGCAACTTCGCGAGGCTCCTCGTCCTGACCAGCGGGGCCTTCGTCGCCGGGCAAGCGTGGCTGGCCGCGAAAGATCTGGTGCGCAAGCGGCGCGCGCCCCCGCCGCGCATCACCATCGCCACCTTGAAGGACATCCCGGTCGGCGCATCCCTCGTCTTCCACTATCCGACCCCCCGCGACCGCTGTCTCCTGCTTCGCCCCGAGGTGAAGCTGCTCGTCGCCTACAGCCAGGCGTGCACGCACCTCTCGTGCGCCGTGGTGCCGCGTATGTCGGAGGGTGTTTTGCATTGCCCTTGTCATCAAGGCTACTTCGATCTGCGCACGGGGCAGAACATCGCAGGCCCCCCACCGCGCCCTTTACCGCGTATCTTGCTCACCATCGAGGGCACCGACGTCATCGCCACCGGCGTCGAGGAGAGAATGGTGTAA